GGCCTTTCTGTAGCTGCTTTAAGTCTGGAATCAATAAGTGTGTGTTGTCCTTGTTACCTACCGTAGACCCCTGTCCCCCAGCTGGCAATGTAGAGATAAATGCAGGAGACCCCTGCTCCCAGTGGGCTCCCAGCATCAGATGAGGCAGGAAGCTTCTCCAAGATGTCTAGCCTGAACTTGAAGAGGGAAAGTTCCACAGGGCAGTGGGGAGGGTAGCCTTGTTTTGCCAGAATTGGAACCATTAAACTTAAGTTCATCTGTCAGATGCTACCAAAGCTCCTTTCATTCAGTCAAGGAGACTTTGAAAAACAGCCACTTTTTTACTACAGTAATGATGTGTGCCCAGTGGAGCTGACTCCACTTCCTGGTTGACAAATCAAGCCCTGCTCCCAACCCCACTCCGGGACTGGCAGTCAGCACAAGAATATGCTCATTTGGCCCTCAGGCAGATTATTGTCTTATTTCACACCCCAATCGGTACCTTTTGATGATTAAGATTGCCAGGAAAATGTCAAGACATAATTGTCTTGTTTCCACCCAGAGGATTATGGGTAGGTTTGGAGGGGGGAATGGTCTCTCATTTGGACTGAGACTTCCACCCCTCCTCCGTGCCCTGGACAGCCTTTTCTTGGGGTCCGTGGAGATTCAAGACAAATGGGGGAGGTCAAGCATGGCGTATAAGTGGCTCAGACCGTCTACAGGTCTGATCTTGCCGGTTCTGTCCCCACCCTGGACCTGTCCTACTCCAAAGGAGAGCATGTTACAATATGAACCAAGATTAACCAACTCGGCAATGGCCTTCATCCCCCCCACTAAGATCACCTGTTTCTCTCAAACCAAACTCAAATGAAGTCTCAGGACCCTACCTGACGAATAACACCTGAACATTTGTGTGATAGTCTCTATGTCCTGAATGTCCTCTTGCCGGTACCTCCCTACGGCTGGGAGAAAGGCAAGGTCCAGCACCTCACTTAGAAGAGTATTTACCTGAGGCTAGGAGGAAGTACTTAGTCAAGACCCTATCAGCGAAACACCCAGGGACCATCTGGGCCGCTGTGGGCTCCTTAGCTTGCGGCCCTGCTCGACCTCTGTTCATCAGGCTTCTAATACTGGTCTTCTCTCCCCAGGTACAACGGCTTGGTGACAGGTATGAGGGCCAAGGGCATCATTGCAATTTGCTGGGTGCTGTCGTTTGCCATCGGCCTGACCCCCATGCTGGGCTGGAACAACTGCAGTTACCTTAAGGAAGACCAGAACTCCACACAGCCCTGTGGCGAGGGCCAGGTGACCTGTCTGTTCGAGGACGTGGTGCCCATGAACTACATGGTATACTACAACTTCTTCGCCTTCGTGTTATTGCCCCTGCTGCTCATGCTTGGCATCTACTTGCGGATTTTTCTGGCTGCTCGGAGACAGCTGAAGCAGATGGAAAGCCAGCCCCTGCCAGGGGAGCGGACTCGCTCCACACTGCAGAAGGAGGTCCATGCTGCCAAGTCCCTGGCCATCATCGTGGGGCTCTTTGCCCTCTGCTGGTTGCCGCTGCACATCATCAACTGCTTCACCTTCTTCTGCCCTGCCTGCCAACACGCCCCTCCGTGGCTCATGTACCTGGCCATCATCCTCTCCCACAGCAATTCTGTGGTCAACCCCTTCATCTATGCTTATAGAATCCGCGAGTTCCGCCAGACCTTCCGGAAGATCATCCGCACCCATGTACTGAGGCGGCAGGAACCCTTCAAGGCAGGGGGTTCCAGTGCCTGGGCCTTGGCATCTCACAGCACTGAGGGAGAGCAGGTCAGCCTCCGCCTCAATGGCCACCCCCTGGGGGGATGGGCCAATGGCAGTGCCCCCCATTCTGGACGGCGGCCCAATGGCTACACCCTGGGGCTGGTGAGTGGGGGGAGTTCCCAAGGGTCTCCTGGGGATGTGGAACACCAGGAAGGAGACCCAGAGCACCCTGGCCTAGGGGATCAGCTGGCCCAGGGCAGAGTAGGAACATCCTCATGGTCCACAGAGTTTGCCCCTtcctgagggaaagaaatcttgaTCTTTTTGAGTTGGCTGGACCAATCTCACTGAGAGAAGACAAGGAAGACCACGCCAGGAAATCCACTGGGCTTCTGGTTCCCACTTTGTACTAAGAAGAGGGACCGTCAAGCTggagcagcatgtagcccagtaAGAAAGACCTGGGGTGGAGGAAGCAGATGCTCTGTGCTACGGGGCCGTGTGTTAGGCCGGAGGTGCAGcctcagcagcaacagcagcagcagcagcatcttcaAAGGCAGGGCCCAGTTCCCCCACTCCAGAAGCATCAGAAAGCTCTATCCTGTCTCTCTAGAGCAGCTGTGGCTTggaggcctggcctggcctggcccgATGCTGAGGTATCTTCAGGCCTCCCACCATAGTACACTACCCTCCCCAGACCGTCTAGGGCTCAGGGAGCTGCTGGCCTAGAAGTGGCGCTtgactacttttttttctttttcccagaagATAAAAATGTGAGGAaccctttctattttattgacttcccTTCCCGGCTGCTGGGTCTGTTGTCCATCCTGCTCTTATCCCAAGGAGTGGCCGGCAGCCCTCATGCTGCCCCAAGCTGCCACGCACTTAGTTGTAGGGCCATCTCGGGGCAACAAAGCTCGGCTTGAAGACAGGAACTGTGGAGGGAATCGTGCCAGAGTGTGGGCTCTCAGGTCCCCTGAGAGAGGTTGGAGCTGTCAAGCCACGGACCTGAGTCTGGGTAGCTCACAGGTGCCTCTGTCAGAGGCACCCTGTCTGATGCCTTTCCTTCTGGGAAGAGGGGGCGGTGGGGcgtgactttttgtttgtttgtttgtggtttttttttttttttctgagataaaataaaatgagccaCACTCGTGTTTTAAATGTGTCTGCTAAGAAGGATGTCTGAGTTCTTTTCTGGATTCCATAGCTCAGGTCTGATGCACACACATGGGCTCACGTGATTATGTGTGAGAGAATATGtgtgtggacagacagacaaaagctACATGGCTTATCCTGGGGATTTTCCAGGCTCCTATTCTCCAAGAGGACAGGCTGCCCAGTTACACCAGAACCCAAATGCCCATGTGTTAGGGTGAAGTGGGGTGGCATGGGGTGGCAAACTTATGTCTCCTATGGGAGACGCAGTCATTCCTCAGAGGCGCCATAGAAGGTGGGGGCTGTTGGTTCCGTCACCCCTTCAGGGTCACAGACCCCTCCTGTCCTAAGCATTGAAAGGAGAGGACCAAGGgtcttcctgctttctttccttcctcacaTCCTACATGAAGACCCATCTGTAGGTCATCTCAGGGCTGTGTCCATCACCCCTGCTCCAGTCCCAAGCAAAGAGGTTACAGAGGTCCTGGAAACAGATCTGGGCTGAGGCAGAgctgccttcccttccttccaacACAGAAACCTCTGAGACACTGTCCCTGCTTCAGTCTTGGCCTCCGGGTCCCTGCCTAAGGAGATGCTGCTCTCTCATGGGGATGGATGCTGATGACAGCTTAGGATGAACAGGGAGCCATGACTGCTTCTGACAAGGGCCCTGAGGGCCAGGTTAGTATTTCTCGGGCTGTGATTCATGAAAGGGGTGTTAGAATTTCATGGAAGATGTTCACACCATCCTGGGAGCCTTGTTTTACATGCAATGGACAAGCTCAGAAAGGCTAAGTTCTTGCCCCAGGTCACACAGCAAAGCAAGTGGCAGAAGTGAATCAAAACCCAGGTCCAGTCAGCCATGACAtgcatactttttaaaattagtggaTGATGAACTCTCTCAACCAAGCCACACTGTGTGAAATAATGTCTGTTATCTTCAACATGGGACACGTTGCTTCAAGTGGTGCGCAgttttaaattccagcactcaggaggcagagacaggtggatctcttgagttcgaggccagcctggtctatagagtgagtcccaggacagccagggctacatagagaaaccctgtcttgaaaaaaccaaagaaagaaaagaaacgttACTTCATGTGATCCACCTGGCCCATCCATTACGCTCTTCACACTTTCCCTTCACACAGAGgcagatatacatgcacattGCTGTCATCCTCTTCCCACCATCCCATCAATCAGAGGTCCTTGTAGTTGACTGAGGAGAACCATCTAGGACACTTCTCAGTAGCTCTGAAGCCTGAGTGAACTGCCCTGTGTGACTCTCCGCCATTGTTAGTCACCTAAGCATCGTAAGGACAGCGAGGCCAAGAAGTGCTGATATGGATGTGGAGTGTACCCTAGTCCTCACCGGCTTCTCCCTCCCACATGCCTTAGGTCCGTACTGTCTAAAGATGGCACAATGAATGACCTGGGCTGTGTGTGAGGAGGCAGGGAGCAGGGATACTGCCAGCATCACTTGGTCCATCAGTTGGGAGAAGACCAGAAAgaaccacacaaacacaaaaggaagaaatccCATCGCCCTAGCCTTTTCTGGCGGCAACTGAGCTTTTGGGCTGAGATATATAGATGTAAGCTTGGGGGTTAGGAGATCAGGATGAGGAGCTTAGAAAGGACTTCCAGGTGCAGCTGCGATGTGAATGCTTTCAGTCAGCCCAGGGCCAGCTCTGGAAGCCAGGCTTCCTCGAGTCTTCAGAATTCAGTGTCCCATGTCCACTTCTACCCCAGGTAGGCTCCCACTGTGAGTGGAACTTCAGTATGAGGGCACACATCTAGACACAAATGGATACACGTTGTTCCTCCAGTCATAAAACTGTAAGTGTTCATACATGGACATTGCAAATGGGAGCAGTGAAGAAACTGCCGATGTGGCCAGTCCTTTGTATAGTTAAGGTCTTTAATGTGAccaagagagagcagagagaaaaggcagagtGGGCGTGGCCAGCAGGATAACCTGGGTAGGAAGGATAAACCAAGTGGCCTCTCACGTAAGAGTGACAGAGACTTAGCCACTATCTGGACAGCCAGCTCATGATCGTCAGTGGTGATATCAATGGCTGTGTTGGGGGGAGAGGTCATCAGTCTTTGGCTGCCACACAGGGCAGCATCGGCCCTCGGTTGCCAGACAAGAAGACCTGAGAGATTTTCCTATGGAGGAAGAACTTGAACTGGCTTACTTTCATGAGACAGAGAAGGACAGTCACTCCAGCAGGGTGGCAGTCTGGCAGAGGTGAGGCATGAGAGCGTTCTTTGCCCAGTCAGTGGTGTGTGTTTCCACGTGTGAAGCAAGCTCAAGATGGAGCCCATTGCTGCCCATGTTCTTTGGAGATAGCCTCAGCTGCTGCTACCAGAAGCTGGTGTTTTGTCTACCAGGGAAGGCCTTTTTCATAAAACACATTAAAACCATACTCAGATCTCTtggagggggggaggggttgagggCCACCATCTAATCTATTGACTCTATCTGATTTGAAACCAACTTGAATTGACTTTAGTTAATGGCTTCAGGCTTAACCTTGACAGCATGTACATGAAGCTAAATCTTGTCCCTGTAAATGAACTACATTCATACTTAGCATGACTACAGGCATAGTTCTGAGCACATCAAAGAATCAGAGACTGATCATTAACTTGCATGTCTTAATAATCTTTAACAGCTGGCAAGCTAGTAGTTTTTTAGGACCTTGTGGCTTTATCCCTGTTAAGTTTTGAGCCTTAAAAAATCTGAATGGAAGATCCTTCAGCAtcaaaataagtctttaaacCATAAATACAGCCCTCAGAGAGACTGGAAACGTACCTTCCTGGTCCTTTCACAGTGAACTTTTACAGAACATCACAGTCTCttgtatgactcagtttatccaaaCAGCTAAAGCTTACCAATGTTAGCAAAGACAGAGAGGCTAGACCTACATCTTCAGGTCAGTTTTTGCCAGCCTGAATGGACCTCAGGAATTTATAAACCTTAATCTCAAACATGTGTTTAGTAAGTCCTATTTATTGACTCCAAGTTACAGGTGTATATAATATTCTGTAGCAAATTAAGATTACCTATGGAAGGGTTTTTTTAACCATCAATGCTATTTGTCACATGTTTTATGTTAACATTTTTGTTGCAGATTTTacagggttttttggttttttgttgttgttgttgttgttttttctggagctgaggaccgaacccagggccttgcgcttgctacataagcactctaccactgagttaaatcctcaacctcccacacacacccccttttttttaaccACACTCAATGAACTTACAAATCCTGAGATAAAGTTTAAACACtggtcttggattttttttttttaacagaatgtGAAGAAGGCTTAGAGTTAAGAGATTGTTGAGACTGAGGAGTAGAGAAAGCTTAGAGATAAGAGATTTGGGGGATCATTCGCTTGCGCAGTGGCAGAAATTGTTACAATTTGATGCATAGACAGTGGCCACCTCAGCAGGCATGTCCATAGCACAGCAGATAGTGAAGGGCATGAGCCACAGCAGGCTGGTTCTGGTCAAGGGCCCCTCTGcccttaaaaaaattattttgagacagggtcttattatgtattcctggctggcctcgaactcaacaaaaatccacctgtctctgcctcctgagtgttaggactAAAGTCGTGCACCACTAAGCCCAGCTCCAAAGAGCTTTATTCTGGCCTGTTCTGAGAACATGGGACCCACCATATATTTATATCCATTGGCTTCCAGGCCATCTCTAGGGCAAGACAGGGCCAGAGGGAGACCCAAAAACAAAGACCTGTCTCAGGCTGGATCTCAGCCAATCTCAGCCCCTCGAGAATCAGGCTTCTGGGGCATCCCCTGGCTCTGCTCTTTGCCAGACCTTGAAGCCCTGACTTTGTAGTTTTTTCCGTTTGCATGAGGCTCCTTGCTTCCCAGTGAGAGGTGTCATGAAAGGGGACTTATGGAGCTTGAGATGTTGAGGGGAGCCACAGGTCTGTGTGTTGACCATGGAGGGGCAAACCGTAGGACATGGAGGAAGAGCTTCTGACTGAGGAGAAATGGCCTACTGATGCCCCCTGAATTTCCCCAGAAATAGGAAATTGACCTTTTAAACTCTGATGGGGAAGCTCAGCATAGTAGattatgtctttaatcccagcatttgaaagaCAGAGgcttgtgggtctctgtgagttcgatgcctggtctacataaatagttccaggacagccagccagggcaatgtagagagaccctatcaaaatagaaaataaaaataaatttaaaaaaattgtgatgGGAACATAGGACCCAAAAGGTCCATAGAAGATGAATGTGGGAGATAGTTCTGTGGAGCCTACCTGGATTCTGGGCTGTGGGAGAGGAAGGTCAAGATTGCTTCTATCCTGACTTGCACCTCTGTCTTAAGTGACTTGAGTGGGGACAGCGTTGAGGAGACCCAGAAGATCTGAGAGGCAAAGTGACTTTGGCCTGTACTGTAATCTTCTCTTCTGCCCACATCAGTCTCTCCTGCATTCTCAGGCACCCTTCCCTGTAGCTGTATTATCAGTAACTGTCAACATTAGGACATCCTACCAGGCCTCAGAACCGAGAAAGAGGTCCtctagagaggggctggagagaatagAGCCCAAGGATGAGGGTCCCTTTTAGACCTCTAGCTCTGTCTCTTCTTGTTAAGGacgttttatttatcttatgtcaATAAGTGTtttatctacatgtatgtctgtgcaccacatgtgtgcctggtgcctgtgaaggtcaggagagggtgtcagatttcttGGTGCAtggtttacagatggttgtgagctatcctggggtgctgggaaccaaaccggGGCCCTGTGCAAGAGCACTaagctgatccatctctccagccatctgtcctttctttcccttgtatAAAGCATACCCcagtctcctctgcctcccactgccaGGCTGGGAAAGGACCTGGGCACAGGGAAATAAAGATCAGGCATGGAGTACATGTGAGTAAAGGCAGACAGTATGTCCCTACTAAAGGGGAAATGTCACAAGGAACCACCTTTATTATTGTATCTAAGGAGTCATTTTGAAGTGGAGAGGATTCTGTCGATTTATCCATCTGGACTGGTACCTAGCTATGAGCAAAGTCCTAGAGAGGGCTGCTTAGGACCTGAGTCATatcccctgcctctgtcccacTTCTAACCACTCAGAGATTCTCACTGGTccacacagagcctgggactggTGGCATGCAGAGGGGGCCAACAATCAACCTAGGAGAATAAACCAGACCTGGGTGATGAGGTCCAGGAGAGAGACATGAATTTGCTGAGTTCAGAAGAGGAAAAAGCCACATTTCCAGGATATCCCAGAGTGAGCCAGTTGAATTAGCCATGGCTGGTGGTGGTCAGCCAGGATGAGTTAGCCATGGGTGGTGGTGATCAGCCAGATTGAGTTAGccatgggtggtggtggtcagCCAGAATGAGTTAGCCATGGGTGGTGGTGATCAGCCAGATTGAGTTAGccatgggtggtggtggtcagCCAGAATGAGTTAGCCATGGCTGATGGCAGTCATCCAGGTTGAGTTAGCCATGGGTGGTGGTAGTCAGCCAGGATGAGTTAGCCATGGGTGGTGGTGATCAGCCAGATTGAGTTAGCCATGGGTGGTGGTGATCAGCCAGGTTGAGTTAGCCATGGCTGGTGGCCGTCAGCTCCAGGGCTATGACTCTCCAATGTGCGTTAAAAACAGAAGACCCAGGGGAATCTGATACCTGACTTCTATCTGCCTACACAGAATTATGCCATCCATTTAGAGGCAATTTTCAAGTTAAAATGTTGTCAGGAGGTTGTCACAGCTCTGATGactcttttctgttcctttttcaaACCACCCACATTCAGTAGTTGGGTTGGAAATGGGAGCGAGTGGGATAGAACCTAGTTTAGAGTCAGAGTTGTTTGAGGTGCATGGGGACTTTTGGGAATGACTGGGTTTTCTCTTCAGAAACTTGAATCACAGAACCCAATGCCACAGCTGCTCTGTTGCCTTCAGGACATTGAGGACAACAAGAGAGACCAGATCAGGTGTCCAGCGGTTATCCCACACGATCTTCAGGGGGTTCATCTGGCtcattctttctgtctcatgTGGAAATGCCAGATAACCCCACCACTGTGCTTCCATGAGGTCTCTCAGGGTACCAGGTTCACATAGACTTCTGGACTGTGAGCTGTCACTCTGAAGCTGCTGTGCCTCCTCTCggataaaaaaagaacaagaggTGTGAATGTGCTGGAGATGGTATATGGGACATAAGTTCCCAGGACTGTAATTATTATAATAACCAGTCAACTGTTGAGCAGCTCCAGTGTCCTTGGCATCAAAGGGGAAAGGGGGTCTGTGAGAGGATTAAAAATAGAGGCAAAGCAAAGAACTCCTGGCCTGGTTTCTGTCTTCCACTCACTGCCTTGTTCAGCCACTACTAGATGAAGAAATATGATGGGCATAACTTTAAGTCATATCCAGAGGGTCGCAGGGGGCTAGTCCCAGGCTCAGTGTGGACCAGCCTGGGTGGCTAGAGgtgggacagaggcaggggatATGGGTCAGGTCCTAGGTAGCCCTCTCTAGAACTTTGCTGCTACCAGCTGTCAGTCTGGGTGGGCAGATGATTGAGGCAAGGGACAATAATTGTGGGTCATTTCCTGATTTAAACCCCACACCTTCCCCTCTGTTAACAAAAGTCTAGAAAATAGAGACGGTTGTACATGTAGAAAAGGTGAGTGAAGAAAGGACATAACAAATATCTGGCCAAAAACAAATTCAGATTTCAGAATAACCTCAGCAGACCAGACAGATAAAATTGAGCAAGGATCCATGGGAGCTCCCCCCACGAGTTTGAAAAGGTAGACCTGTAAGGCGTGGGAGGAGGTTAACTGACCGATGTCTCTGTCCAGTTCAGCACTGGATAGCTCCAGGAAGCCGACCTGGGAAAAGTAGCTGCAGTTTCAAACTGCACCTTCACCCCAGCCAATGGGATGCTCCCAGGCAAAGAGGATTGTGGGGTGA
The sequence above is drawn from the Onychomys torridus chromosome 18, mOncTor1.1, whole genome shotgun sequence genome and encodes:
- the Adora2a gene encoding adenosine receptor A2a — translated: MVSSVYITVELAIAVLAVLGNVLVCWAVWINSNLQNVTNFFVVSLAAADIAVGVLAIPFAITISTGFCAACHGCLFFACFVLVLTQSSIFSLLAIAIDRYIAIRIPLRYNGLVTGMRAKGIIAICWVLSFAIGLTPMLGWNNCSYLKEDQNSTQPCGEGQVTCLFEDVVPMNYMVYYNFFAFVLLPLLLMLGIYLRIFLAARRQLKQMESQPLPGERTRSTLQKEVHAAKSLAIIVGLFALCWLPLHIINCFTFFCPACQHAPPWLMYLAIILSHSNSVVNPFIYAYRIREFRQTFRKIIRTHVLRRQEPFKAGGSSAWALASHSTEGEQVSLRLNGHPLGGWANGSAPHSGRRPNGYTLGLVSGGSSQGSPGDVEHQEGDPEHPGLGDQLAQGRVGTSSWSTEFAPS